In a genomic window of Mycolicibacter heraklionensis:
- a CDS encoding alpha/beta fold hydrolase: MPEFESVWSDLQGVAFEQGYLDASGVRTRYLRAGDPAKPVLVLLHGSGGHAEAYVRNLAAHAEHFWTWSVDMLGHGYTDKPGHPLEIGHYVAHLMDVLDAIGAQTASISGESLGGWVAARAAIDHPDRVGRLVLNTAGGSQADPEVMKRIITLSMAAVENPSWETVQARIKWLMADKTKDYDDIVASRQRIYRLPGFVDAMRDIMALQDPQIRARNLLGPADYGKITAPTLVVWTSDDPTADVEEGKRIASMIPGSRFELMPGCGHWPQYEDPETFNRLHLEFLLER, from the coding sequence GTGCCGGAGTTCGAGAGCGTCTGGAGTGACCTCCAGGGTGTCGCGTTCGAGCAGGGGTATCTCGACGCGAGCGGCGTTCGCACCCGGTACCTGCGGGCCGGCGACCCGGCCAAGCCGGTGCTGGTGCTGCTGCACGGCTCCGGCGGGCACGCCGAGGCCTACGTCCGCAATCTCGCCGCACACGCCGAGCACTTCTGGACCTGGTCGGTGGACATGCTCGGTCACGGCTACACCGACAAGCCCGGTCATCCCCTGGAAATCGGCCATTACGTGGCGCACCTGATGGATGTGCTGGACGCGATCGGTGCGCAGACGGCCAGCATCAGTGGTGAATCCCTGGGGGGATGGGTGGCGGCACGGGCCGCCATCGACCACCCCGACCGGGTCGGGCGGCTGGTGCTCAACACCGCCGGCGGGTCCCAGGCCGACCCCGAGGTGATGAAACGGATCATCACGCTGTCGATGGCCGCGGTCGAGAACCCCAGCTGGGAAACGGTCCAGGCGCGCATCAAGTGGTTGATGGCCGACAAGACCAAGGACTACGACGACATCGTCGCCAGCCGCCAGCGGATCTACCGGCTGCCGGGATTCGTCGACGCGATGCGCGACATCATGGCGTTGCAAGACCCACAGATCCGGGCCCGAAACCTGTTGGGACCAGCCGACTACGGAAAGATCACCGCGCCCACACTGGTGGTCTGGACCAGCGACGACCCTACGGCCGACGTCGAAGAGGGGAAGCGGATCGCCTCGATGATCCCGGGTTCCCGGTTCGAACTCATGCCCGGCTGCGGCCACTGGCCCCAGTATGAGGACCCCGAGACCTTCAACCGCCTCCACCTGGAATTCCTGCTGGAGCGCTAG